One window from the genome of Sebastes umbrosus isolate fSebUmb1 chromosome 12, fSebUmb1.pri, whole genome shotgun sequence encodes:
- the dnm3b gene encoding dynamin-3: protein MGNRGMEDLIPLVNKLQDAFSSIGQACNLDLPQIAVVGGQSAGKSSVLENFVGRDFLPRGSGIVTRRPLVLQLISATAEWAEFLHCKGKKFIDFDEVRQEIEQETDRATGANKGISPVPINLRVYSPHVLNLTLIDLPGITKVPVGDQPVDIEQQIREMIMQFITRESCLILAVTPANSDLANSDALKLAKDVDPQGLRTIGVITKLDLMDEGTDAREILENKLLPLRRGYIGVVNRSQKDIDGKKDIKAALEAERKFFLSHAAYRHMAEKMGTPRLQRVLNEQLTNHIRDTLPAFRSKLQSQLLALDKEAEEYRGYRPDDPSRKTKQLLQMVQQFSVDFEKRIEGSGDQVDTVELSGGAKINRIFHERFPFELVKMECDEKEMRREISYAIKNIHGIRTGLFTPDMAFEAIVKKQVIKLKGPCVKCVDMVIQELINTVRQCSNKLECFPMLREETERIVTCHIRDRESRAKDQVLLLIDIQLSYINTNHEDFIGFANAQQRSSQTNKSQSSAVNQVIRKGWLTINNISIMKGGAKEYWFVLTAESLSWFKDDEEKEKKYMLPLDNLKVRDVEKSFMSSKHIFCIFNTESRNVYKDNRTLELACDSQDDVDSWKSSLLRAGVYPEKVMSVESETTTAAENFSMDPQLERKVETIRNLVDSYMAIVNKCIRDLMPKTIMHLMINNVKDFINAELLAQLYSAGDQNALMDESQEQAQRRDEVLRTHTALKEALLIIGDISTSTITIPMPPPVDNSWVGGAGGRRSPPSSPTAPRRMSSGQRPAPRGAPPPPNRPGPLGPFNNSADSPQAPSRPNRAPPSIPSRRPPPSPTRQAPP, encoded by the exons ATGGGAAACCGTGGCATGGAGGACCTGATCCCGCTGgtcaacaagctgcaggatgcCTTCAGCTCCATCGGGCAGGCCTGCAACCTGGACCTGCCGCAGATTGCGGTGGTCGGAGGCCAGAGTGCAGGGAAGAGCTCCGTGCTGGAGAACTTTGTAGGCAG GGACTTTCTGCCCCGTGGATCTGGTATTGTCACCCGCAGGCCCCTGGTTCTGCAGCTTATCAGCGCCACTGCAG AATGGGCTGAATTCCTCCACTGCAAAGGGAAGAAGTTCATAGACTTCGATGAGGTCCGCCAAGAGATCGAGCAGGAGACGGACCGCGCCACGGGGGCCAACAAAGGCATATCTCCCGTCCCCATCAACCTGCGGGTTTACTCCCCTCACG TGCTGAACCTGACTCTCATCGACCTGCCGGGGATCACTAAGGTGCCAGTCGGAGACCAGCCAGTTGACATCGAGCAGCAGATCAGGGAAATGATCATGCAGTTCATCACCAGAGAGAGCTGCTTGATCCTGGCCGTCACTCCGGCCAACTCTGACCTGGCCAACTCTGACGCTCTCAAACTGGCGAAGGACGTCGACCCACAGG GGCTGAGGACTATCGGAGTAATCACCAAACTGGATTTGATGGACGAAGGCACAGATGCCCGAGAAATATTGGAGAACAAGTTGCTGCCGCTACGAAGAG GCTATATCGGAGTGGTGAATCGCAGTCAGAAAGACATAGATGGGAAGAAAGATATCAAGGCAGCTCTGGAAGCTGAGAGGAAGTTCTTCTTGTCCCACGCGGCATACAGGCACATGGCTGAGAAAATGGGCACCCCACGGCTGCAGAGAGTGCTCAACGAG CAATTGACCAACCACATCCGGGACACCCTGCCAGCTTTCCGCAGCAAGCTGCAGTCCCAGCTGTTGGCTCTGGACAAGGAGGCCGAGGAATACCGGGGATACCGACCTGATGACCCGTCCCGCAAAACCAAGCAGCTGCTGCA GATGGTGCAGCAGTTCTCTGTGGACTTTGAGAAAAGGATTGAGGGCTCAGGGGATCAGGTGGACACAGTGGAGCTGTCTGGTGGAGCAAAAATCAACCGCATCTTCCACGAGCGTTTCCCCTTTGAGCTGGTCAAG atGGAGTGTGATGAGAAGGAGATGCGTCGCGAGATCAGTTATGCCATTAAGAACATCCACGGTATCAG GACTGGACTTTTCACCCCAGATATGGCGTTTGAGGCCATTGTGAAGAAGCAGGTCATAAAGCTGAAGGGGCCCTGCGTCAAGTGCGTGGACATGGTCATCCAGGAACTGATTAACACCGTGCGCCAGTGCTCCAACAAG CTGGAGTGCTTCCCCATGCTGCGCGAGGAAACTGAGAGAATTGTGACTTGTCATATCCGAGACAGAGAGAGCCGGGCCAAGGACCAG GTTCTGCTGTTGATAGACATCCAGCTCTCTTACATCAACACTAACCACGAAGACTTCATTGGCTTTGCTAA TGCGCAGCAGAGGAGCAGTCAGACTAATAAGAGCCAGAGTTCAGCAGTAAATCAG GTCATCCGCAAAGGCTGGCTGACcatcaacaacatcagcatcatGAAGGGAGGAGCCAAGGAGTACTGGTTTGTGCTGACTGCCGAGAGCCTCTCCTGGTTCAAGGATGATGAG gagaaagagaagaagtacATGCTCCCTCTGGACAACCTGAAGGTCCGCGATGTGGAAAAGAGTTTCATGTCCAGCAAGCACATATTCTGCATTTTCAACACAGAGTCAAG GAATGTGTACAAGGACAATCGCACCCTGGAGTTGGCCTGTGACTCTCAGGATGATGTGGACAGCTGGAAATCTTCTCTCCTACGTGCCGGGGTCTATCCTGAGAAAGTCATGTCG GTTGAGAGTGAGACCACCACCGCTGCAGAGAACTTCTCCATGGACCCTCAGCTGGAGCGTAAAGTGGAGACCATCCGTAACCTGGTGGACTCCTACATGGCTATTGTCAACAAGTGCATCCGGGACCTCATGCCCAAGACCATCATGCATCTAATGATCAACAAT GTGAAGGACTTCATCAATGCAGAACTGCTGGCCCAGCTGTACTCTGCCGGTGACCAGAACGCCCTGATGGACGAGTCCCAGGAGCAGGCCCAGAGGAGGGATGAGGTGCTGAGGACCCACACGGCCCTGAAGGAGGCCCTCCTCATCATCGGTGAtatctccacctccaccatcaccatcccCATGCCTCCGCCTGTTGACAACTCCTGGGTGGGAGGAGCCGGTGGTCGCAG GTCTCCTCCATCTAGCCCCACTGCCCCCAGGAGGATGTCTTCAGGCCAGCGCCCGGCTCCCCGAGGGGCCCCGCCACCACCTAACCGCCCAGGACCCCTGGGGCCCTTCAATAATAGTGCTGACAGCCCTCAGGCTCCCAGCCGCCCTAACAGGGCTCCCCCTAGCATCCCCAG CCGGCGGCCCCCGCCATCTCCTACAAGACAAGCCCCACCGTAA